In Trichoplusia ni isolate ovarian cell line Hi5 chromosome 2, tn1, whole genome shotgun sequence, the DNA window TGCAACAACTGCGACTGCGTGTGACCGTCCAGACTATCGAACTTCGGCAGCTCTTCCCGAGTCATCGGCCTACAGCGACCCTCTTCAGTGGTCGACCATTTAACACCGGTGTCCGTGTATAAGGGGATTTCTGAAAACAAATTAGAATGATAAGGTTTTATGTAATTCATATCGAACCACTTAtgtaatagtgttttttagttttttgagtcgagttactttattttttgattgTCTAGAGGTAAATGACactgactgctgtaccggaggtcgtgagttcgattgcCGACCAGTACAAGAGTTTGTTGTATAATGAACATGAAGatttgttctatgtctgggtCTAATTTATGAATACCATTTGTGTACTCATCATACAAGATTTGCTTAATTTCagtctagatggcgttgtgtgcaGATTAatgtagaatataaataaataggccTAATTCATTCTACGCCAGGCCGTTCTATACTGAGCCACCGAACACCAATCCGGACCGACGCCATCTCCTCACTGTTCTCTCTATATAACCCACTAATCGGGTTATTGGTTAAGTTGTAGAAGTAAAAATAGTAATCTATGAGACTTTTAAATCCCGAATGAAATCTACTATGCTTACCAATATTGACGACAGGGTATGATCCAGTCGGAGAGTGCATGGGGTGTGGCGCGGGCCCGATGCGCCGGTCACAGAACGTCGGCCACAGCGGTAACACGTAGTGACCCGATGCCAGCATACTGTAACAAgaatgttgtttaaatattcatttgaaaTTAGGTTATTGTTACTGCTAActgaacaaattaaattgaaatagaagGCCGTGTAATAAAGgttatcacgccaaacccactttgtgCGGGTCTTGGGTGCGATCCCTACGTGGCTTTCTGTATGTGACTAAAATGTttcgtgacacaaggatttcATTCTTTACTGCAAGAGTTGTTAtgaaaaggaataaaaactCTTCACATGTATACAATGATTTGAACTCAATTCTCAAGCAGAAAAAAGCACACATTCATTTTCATCGATTTTCGTGTTATACCAAAACTTTTTCTTTCGGAACAACTATTACAACTCGATTTTTCGTTCAATAAGAAGACTAGTTCCTATTTTACAATATAACCTAATCTGAATAGTACATAGTACATACCCATCATAATCAAACATCTGTATAGCGGCCCAGCCTAGCTCCACCAGGTCGTACTGCACATCGTTCTCATCGGTATCGGATGACTGCGGCGGGTTGTTCTCGTTGTTCTGGTGTTGGCTATCCGGCGCCCTTTGTTGGCGCCCGTATAGAGTTATCACGAGGCGGGACTCGCGTGGGAGCGTGTTGATCGGTAAGTCTTCGAGGTTTAACCTAGAAATGTAAGTAAGGTAGATGTATATTTAGTGGGTGGAGAGAATATGATGGCATGCAGTATCtgatacaattacaaaaaaacacgtATTTATATAGTAAtcataaaaagttaacaaaGAGCAGTTCTCACTATTTTTGTGTGGTATTAATAATCAACATGACTATGCTCTTACACttttaaagtagaaaaatatGATAGCCAAATAATATACAGTACAAAGACCATAAAGCaagaagtaatttaaaattcaaattaatgaaacatacaataataatatatgtattttgaaacatGCCAATTCACAGCATCCTAGCTACTAACTATCACTATTTATGCgctcatttaattaattacaatattgacGAATAACTCACCAAGTATCAAATATAATCCTAGGATAGAATCCGGCGCACTCGATCTTGCTGGGCTGCGTGAAGTGCAGAGCCTTCAGCGGGCGCGTGCCGTAGAACACCTGCGCGTGGAACATGTAGTCCTCGTGCGACCAGCACAGCGGCAGGCAGTGGACCGCCTCGATACAGAACAGCGTGGTCTCCGAGATCTTGTGCGATGGGACCGCTTCTGtgtatacagtttttttttgtgtatttatggAAGTGATTACTTTTTGTGCGAGTATTTTCGATCAGAGTAtctcttttataaaaattgtgtttcaCAAACGTATAAGTTACATTGACAAAAACACCTAGAATCGATCATGGATCACACCAACGCTactcctatgcggggatcgaactcgcgatacATCGCGCCCAATGGATCTGGCGTGACGCCCTGTGGTATGTAAGTACTGACTGTTGGTGTTGGTGGGCGTGTGGTAGTGCGTGTCGGCCAGCTGGAAGTCGAGCAGGCGCGTCCTGCCGTAGAGCGCGAGCAGCGCGCGCGTGGCGTCCCGCAGGCGCGCCGCCTGCGGGACGCCCTGTGGTATGTAAGTACTGACTGTTGGTGTTGGTGGGCGTGTGGTAGTGCGTGTCGGCCAGCTGGAAGTCGAGCAGGCGCGTCCTGCCGTAGAGCGCGAGCAGCGCGCGCGTGGCGTCCCGCAGGCGCGCCGCCTGCGCCGCCACGGCCTCGCGCCGCGTGGCGCCGCGCAGGGACACCGCGCAGTACGGGCCGCGCTCGGACTCGATCTCGGGGGTCACGCCCGAGCTGCTGCCCTGAGGGACAACGAGGGGATAGGCATAAGCTGACTTACTTATCGAGAGTAGACTTTTAAAGATTTCGTGTAATTtgactaataaaaatatcatttttgggTGATTTGTAAAcctgaaataacaaaaacagtttcttttCTCACTAAACCACAGGGAGATGTGCCGAACGGGGGGAGGAGAGACTTGAGAGATTCTTAGCTCCAACAGTGGATGTCGAGAAGCTAAATGTTTAAGCCGAAGGATTTTTTCAATATATAAGAGAAACGAAACCTGATCTTAAATCATAAAACTTTAGAGCAACAAAAATCCATTTTTCCACATGTTTAAAAACGAAACAGAAATATCCTATTATAATACAGTTTATCCATTCTGCATTGCACCATTTACACTGAGGTCATCTCCTTACCTGTGTCGTACAAGCCTGTGCGAAGGCATTCAGCGTGTGCGTAACATGTAAGGTTTCCACTCCGCCGGCGAGCGCGCAGATAGCTTTCACAGCCTGGAACACGGCCTTAGGCGAGCAACTCCCCTCGCCGCCCGTCACACCGATAGCGCGAGATAACTCGCCTTCTAGGGTCTCTGTGATAAATGTGAAGTATTTTACTTGATTGAATTTAAAGAGAAACGTAGAAATCATCTTAATTCTAGTTTTCAACATATCACAAACATGAGCTACCATtttagaagaaaacaaaactcaaacaaaatacattactACTATACATTCCCACCATTATCTTACCTAATAAAATAGACAGGTTATCAAACGATAGCTGCGGGGTGGCTCCCTGACTGGGCAGCAAGTCGTCGAGTGTGAGGTGAGTGTCCCTAGCGTCGTCCCTCTCACTCCTCGCCAAGGCATTGTCCTTGCCCTCCATCAGACACAAGGTGACATCTTTCTCGAGTCGCACGCACTCCCGTATGTAATCGTACTCGCTAAGGGAACTGCCCGGTGTTAGGTATTCTTTTGCTCCCCATACCTGAAGTTAAAGTTTGATGAATACAAAGTGAAGAGGAAAAGGGAAAATTTAGAGAAATTTATGTTCTGAATACGCATCTTGGTCAATGTTAGAACTGCACCCTTGTAACTAATATCCGAAAATTTTATGTGACAACTAACTTATTTCTTAGTGCACAAATAAAACGTTATATGAAACGATGCTCAGACCTACTagtatgcacacaaaatttcatgagaatcggtctgATCGTTTCGGAGAGGTTTAACTACGAGAACACAGCGAcacgagatttttttatcaaaggaACGGCTTGAGTTGTTATCTATAGTTTAAACTCAACTCGCCAATagtagatttaattaaaagtaagtttattataaactattgaGATCGATTTTCGTAAAACAGTGATATCATAATTTTCTTACCCGCAACATATATTCAGACATATCTTCTCTAATGTCCTCGTCTAGAGAACATACTACAGTTAATATCACATGTTCTACCGTCGATTccactgaaaacaaaacactatatgtataataaaaatcaatatcaacCTTATTCCAACACACAGTAAGGTCTTATACAATAGGATCTATATTtagctttatttttctttgtaggGTAGTTCAATGCGTAATGGACTCTATGTTAGCTGAATAAGTTCGATCTTGCCTTACCATCAGAGGTAAAGGTGATGGGTTCGTCGGAATGCGCATGGTGGACTAGAATCTTGATACTGGTGTTCGGTGGGTACTTGCCGCCGGAGCGAGCCGCTATCACGTGACCTGGGTTCGTACGTTCGTCGCTACACGTGAATCTTTCTGTAAGAAAAGAATTGGCTATGAATAAAAACCCTTAACTCTAAGAAATTTATTACTCCAAAATTTTCACACAAAGCTAtgtagtctcaaactaagcaaagcttgtattttcagtactagacagctgataaatatactaatatatctaaatacaaacacaatCGCATCGTCCTCATCACACAAAACCAAAGGTGGAAATTTAACCCACCAACTCATTTTATCGAACTGGAATGCAATAATTTTGCAAAGATTTTCGGGAGGTTTTGGCCAAGCAGGATCACTACAgcctagtaaataaatattcatcataatatatttaaggtaAATATAACAAAGTGACACAAACAACTTACTTCTAACATCTAAAACCATTTTGAGGAACGCTTTGTGTTCACTATCGTAGTTTCTTGTTCTCGTTTTCACTATACAGTCGTACAGCTTATTCTGAAACAGATGAACTTTTATCAAACTTCTCGACGGCGATGTATAAAATTGTACGGTTTTGTATTTCGGTATACGCTTAAAACAACAGTACAAACAGTAATACACCTTATCACAATAAccttaaagttcattttcgagTGCCCATCGACACATTTACTTACAGTGGTAGACCTCAAAGCGACCGCTGGGACACTGGGTATAGACTTAGGCGGTGGTGAAGGGAGTTTCTTGGTATCCTTTTTGTTGATAGTCGCGTATACAGCCTCCCGCATCTCCGTCTCACCGTACAGGAAGTCCAGAGGATCGTACTCCTCGTAAACACTGCTTGAACTGTCGCTTGAGGCTACCGCATGTTCTGTAGTTTATATAtagttagttatattttttaatttcaaattacggttttattttcccttaaagggaaaaaagtgtaaaattagAGACAATTTCAGATGTACGTCAAGATCAGTATGACGCTGCGATCTTGAAAATTTTCGGTGCTCATTCGAATTGAATTCTTCTCCGTGGGTCTTGATCGaatcatattattaaattaaaaattacaacaaaaacaatacctaAAAAACACGAGAAGCATCAGACACACATTTCTACCAATTACCTGTTTGCGTTTATCTTTACATAACACTTAGCCCCGTATTAGTCACAAATTTAACTGATCTTAAAGttatcaaaatacaaatatagaAATTACTGACTTACTGGAATTTACCCACAAATAAATCACGCTTATTTTAATACTACTGGGAATAAGGAAAAACAGAACGCTAACCCCAAAAAGAGGTTATACccaaaatgtttatattaaaaaatctgaataataGGAAATGACGAAAAAGACGTTCTAACATTGACATAAATTATGTCGTCCCccagaaaataaagttttcatgTTATCCATAACATTGAAAAAAGTGCAACCACAATAACAAAAGGTGTTTATTTAGCATGTAATCCCACACAGAATTGAACACGGTTATAGAAAAAGTAGCCATGGAATTTTGAAATGTTGAGGCTAAAGTTCATATTCATGTAGCATCAGAACTTATCAATGGAATCCATGCCAGTTTTTCTATAACAAATAAGACGTAAAAcgagaaaattttaaacagataTTAAACACTATTGACAAACTATGggattttatgtttgtttgatgATGTATTTGCAATGAAGTAACTGAACCCGAGTGACAGAACCCCATGCAATAATGGCCTCTTTTGAGTCAGACTTCACTCAGTTCACATTTCGATTACTGCTGGCatttaagtaaacaaaacaaaagtatgaTCAAGAAAAAACCGGCTATGTTGCTGGGCTGTCTTTTCTAACCATACATAAGATACTGTTGCTGTTGTAGAAATGAGATACCGATATCTATAGATTacatgctgtctcgcttccacaatgacCAAACTGGTCTTTAAAAGATCACAAGCACAATGCCTCCACTATCGCAGTACAGAGTATCCTCGAAATGTTTAACAAAGTGAAGTCACTCATAATATGAATTTCACTCACTGACGTCACAGTACAAAAGAGGATTGAACTTTGAAATAGActgtaaaaaacaattgtttaatgATGACAGACTTAGAAATGAGAACATCACTACATATTTGGTACATTTGGACTGTTTACTATTGAAGCGAAGCTAGGTTGTGGAGTGGTGAAATAGAGAAATATTAACCAATAGGATTGCTTCAAATCTGTAGTCCTCTTGAATCATGCAACCTTATTGGTTAGTATTAATCAGTTTTTCTGCTCCGCAACCTCGCTCTTCTTAAATGAACACGCAACCGTATAACACAAATTTGTACAGGTCTAGGTTCTGAACATTGACACTATCATACATGTTATACAATATATCACGTTTTTATCTCTTcaaatttatactttatagACACAAATTCAAGGACCCTTTTATATTACAAAGACTGCCTCTTAGTTACGCAGTAGAAAATGAtgttcatattaattaattcagtcGGAATTTTTTACTAAGTTACATACAAAGATTACGTTTTACGCTATTtactactttttgtttttgaaacatcGATAATCGAGTCTTAGTCGATTACAATAGTCGATTCAAATCAATTCAACATTCGGACAAAAATTATTCTCATGCTTACTTTACTGTACTATTATTCTCTATACCAAATCTCATTTCTAAGTCCATATGAAATGATACACAAACCACTCACCGATATTATTCTTTTCAGTTAGTAGCGGATCAAACGCTTCAAGCACACTGACTCTTACGCTACCTTGTGCGCTAGTGTTGCGACCGAAGTCTATCAGATTCATCGACTTTGGCAGGCTACCTACGGTGTCATTTGATTCGTTCGACTGAAAAAAAACGTTACTTTTAGCTTTCTATGATTATTTTACCTTGAATAAAGCTGTAAGGCTTTTCGAAGTCCATACAAGGATTTTTTAAAGTAGTCGTTCTAAGCTTTTTTTGAGCTTGTGTACTAAAACCATTctttttgaaattggaattcATGGAACAGATGTAAACTTAACTAGGAAGTTGAATGTCATCGCGTAAGGATTGcgccattattatttatttattcagtttcaGAGATTTTATCGTGTCAACTATGCCGTTCATAACGTCATCAAGAGTCCAGAATGCCTACTGAAAATACATGCAATTCATGGTGCGTAGTTAACGACTTAATGACgtcaaattatacaataaacacCTCCCATGTATTTAACTGACAAAGACACTTACAACAAGTGACATTTTGCTatattaattcataattgtatttttttaataatcaacaAACAGAAACAGGAACACATTTATTTGTTACGTTTTCCTCAATAGGGGAAAAAGCTGGTCGGgcagtattttattactttggaGGGTTGTTGGTTTCGCcaaaattttttttgttctttaataacaaatatcatTCAAAGCGGTtttgtataagaaaaataattcaaactcaCCGCAATACTGACTTCTGACAGTTTCCTCTCGACGCTATCCCTCAGCTCAGTTTTGACGACCGTCTGGTTCACGCTGTTATTATTCATACCATTGTTCTGCGGGTTCTGCGGGTTCGTCTGTACCGGCGGGTACATGTGCATTTGGCTCAGCTGTGGGTATATATTCATCGGCCTTGGCGGCCGGGATATCATATTCGTTGTGTTGTAATTGTACGCGGGAGGGTAGTTGTAGGGAACGGGCGAAGCCATCCTCGTCTGACTGTACTGCACCGTGGGCGCGTACATCGGAGGGTTGACAGGCACGTACGTCGGGGGGACATCTGACGGAGCAGCCATGGGAGGGTAGTACGCATAGTTGGGCATTGGCGTTGGCATTGGCGTTGGCATAGGCATCGGTGTTGGCATGCCGTACGGCGTCGTCGGGTATGGCGGCATCGGCGTGTACGGCTGCTGGTAATTATACGGGTACTGCGGCGCGTAAGGATAGCCCGGACGCTGATTATAGTTCTGGTTATTCATTGTGGCGGTCGATTGTTCCGTTGGGTTTAATGCTAGCTCTTCAGTCTGTTGACCTAACCTGGGAAATGACGTGGAAATTATACACCGCTGATATACAATCGTTTGGCTATTATTAGCATTGTCTTAGACATAACTGTCCaaacatcaattttaataaatggtgTTTGGcgatttaataataactttcaaGTATCAACTTCTTTCGGCAATCGCTTAATAATTTTCCATTATGACGGAGTTACTAATTATTCGAAGTTTTgaacaataacataaaagtaaatgaTCAACATTAAAATAGGTTGAgtattacaacattttattacaaaatgttataaacattaGTAATTAATGCCATTATCATGCTTCCTATTTTCCTTTTgaataaatcaaacaataacatttaaaactttcaataGAATAATTTGGTTTGCAGGCATCAAACCCGTTATCTTAGCGTTCTGGAATAATCTGCGTATGTTcttctaatttatatttactttccagaaaaaaataaattaaaataacaactttataACATTCATTAGAATGTTTCACATGATGTAGATATTGTATCAATATTTGGCTTTAGGGTTTATCACAGGTCGTTATCACTTTGATAACACATAAACATTGagctacattttaaatgtaggtgGAATTTACGAACACGAAAATGCGTGAGCGCATTATAAGGAACTAAGACATACTGACATATTCTATTCAGtactaaattctattttaagatGTGGGCCTGGCCTCTTTAGTACTcaacaaaaacatgttattaaaatcgcggttttaataataatagtttaaatattacaaatttaactatgtaaaaaatacttttatagatatagattattgaCAACATTGATAATTACAATCattacataacataaacaaacaaagcgACTTGTATTGGAGTATGACTACTGTATCTAGTAAACTGAAATGTATATTCCAGGTTAGAGGGAAATTTGCATCCACCCCAAAGGATTTGCCAGAGACGGAATATTTAGAAACATCGAGACCAGTTACGTACCCTTTAACACTGTCCACGTCACGACcttttaatatataaacaaaacaataactgaCAGAACAAATCTTACTAGTAAATAAAGGTTATATTAGTCATCAATTCTATTTAGACTAGACTTAGTACATATTGTAAGACAAGTACAGTAATAGTTATTCTATATActaatacatacttatttatctGATCGATGTACTCCTTCAGCTGAACGTGCGGCTCCTTCGCCGCATGTTTGGTGGTAGGGCTTGAGAACGATATCAAGTCGCTGCTCTCGTCTCTCGTTGGACTGGTTCCAGTTGATCTGATACACAAATACGCCAGTGCTGTGATTGTTGCCAATCGAATATGTTGGATTCAGGTATGGTGTTGACGTTTTGATATTATCATTTCTTAGTTTCAAtgttaagtgttttatttaaggTACATTCGATATATTAAAATAGGAAACTGGGTATTAATTGTGTgaaatgtgatttgaatgtaaTTATTGTGATACCAAACATACATGCATTGAGAAATTACCGTCTTACGTCACATTTATCAGCGCAGCGTTTTGACACGTTCGAACGCTTAATACAAcctattgtttttgtataaagtaAGATAGTCTAATGCATCATATTATTGTACTTAGCCAGTAATTCATTCAGtagtataaaaatgtataaagtacACTTAACGTGTTTGATGGCTAATCAGCAGTTTAATATCAGTTGTAACTAATTTGCACTGTTGTTAAACAAAGTTAGACCTATACTAGTTAGAGAACTATGAATAATTATGCATACATATTTGGGTAGAGACATTTTAAACACATAATTTCTATTAAAGAAAGATTTTTCCTTTACAAATGCTTTATCAGTGAATGATGTTGTAATGAATCATTCATACATTGATAACAAAGCCAATTCGTGcattcgtatttttattgtcttctaTTTGAAAGAATGACAATTATAgcaaagaaaactattttgctTTAATTGTTAATTGTGTTTCAGTGTAgtattttttcctaaaattgCGAAAATAATTTGCATTATACTCAAAGTAGAATGTGAGATAATTCTGTGTACTCATacaactaaatatatttaagtagttgatctttattattgttatagcaAATTTGTCAAAATCTCAACAATGCTGCTGCAAAACCATAATTACTACAAaacatatattaataattatttcatttttatttacatcctGAATGCATTTATTGAAAGAACATTTAAAGAACTctacaataaagtattttttgtacagtttagcattaagaaaatatatggGAAAGTATTGATTGGTTTAATACCTGGGCCCGTCTGAGACGGAGCTCCGTCCTCGTGGCGACTTGCGCGGaggcggcggcagcgcgggcggcgggccgTCAGTCTCCTCACGCCTTCGGGCACTAACACTTGCCACCTCGCGGACATTATCTAGACAATATCACTCTGATAAGCCAAACACCAATCATTTGACTAGTGCAACTCATAGATAGGTCTTTTATCAATAACAGgtgaaaagataaataattgtttactaaataacaataactaaaattgtattattaaaacaacagcAGCGTACGCTACAAAGTTTAAGTTATCATGATTCTGTGTAATCAGTGTCCCATTTACTGTAGGGTGTTGACCTTCCGCTTCCCTCCTGATTGATGTACAGACACTTCGCTGAACTGACAATGCttattaatttttcttgttTACACCGCATCAATTGATCTCGTTGTTCCAATAAAAGGTCACTTAGTCATGTCAATCGCCTTTTTCAGTGGCTTTGTGTTTGTATAAGACATTGTCATGAACACTATTGTTAAGAAATCATGTggaaattatattcttattaagttttagtacacttagacataaataaaaatagtttgataGAAGACAAAGTCAATGGATCCCATCACAATGAACTTttgctttattaattaatgaaaaccaTGTCATGATAGTACAAATGTATcataaaagaggtttatttatcttcaaataCCATTGACTTGTAACACTATTATAGTTAACTTTATTATGATAACAAATGTCAGGtgttttcatgtttttgaaCCAAAGCATTCTATTATATCTATTTTGTAAGTGCATGCactaaatcaatattattttataccgTCAGGTTGTTCTGATCATAAGCAtttgttaagtttaattattccaTGGCAAATTGTAATTACATAGCAAAAGTTTAGAATGCACTATGAAGGCAATGCagaataaaaattcaaatactgaaatatttgagtaaatagcaatattattaatttgttattttcaagTTTCGTATCATTTAATTTAACCCATTTACATGAATATGAGCACGTTTACGTGGGCGGTTATGAAATATCAGAGCATGAATGTGAAATTACATTATCACTATCTACACAAGAGAGGTAGTCGCGTGAATTTTTTCGTAGACCTTGGATCATCAGTAATCTCGCGGAATAAACAAAGTTACGTCAGTTACCTGCGCTAGATAGTAGCTTCTGCCTACGAAACTGATCTAGAGCCAGACTTTCTAAACTCAAAGCCTGGGCCTTCTCCAAATCCGCTTGGAACTGAAGATCGTAGTCAGACATTATCGGTCTTCCCTCAACATGTATCTACAACATTCACAAAACGAGCGTgggaattaaaacaataataccaCTGTTTAGCGATGAGCACATAACACTACACAAAAACTTTTACTCCAAACAACATAAATACGGCTCCCGATCACTCGCACATTATCCCGCTTTGTCTTACCAAAGGAAACTTCCCGATAAAGCtctatttgtttagttttcactacataatataattttggaTGGATCTCGgctcgattttattttattattttactgggTCAATTCAATTTGTATGCATCATTCGAAAGATAAACCGAATGAATGGGAATGTTTAGTTCTTTAAAGTTTGACAGCAAAGTGACAGTTGTGTTCCCTTGAATTTACGTGCACAAGAAAGAGAAGTTGCCACTTGAACAATAACATTGAGCTCATTATTATTTGGCTGGGTAGTAATGGTGACGTTACTACATTTCGTTAAagagaagttttaaaatatttttttggaataatcgactaatgttgtttaaaatttaaccaAGTTTAGTCACAAATATACATgcataagtaattataatttaaattttgtaataccCGACGTTTTTTTTGAAGTACAAAGTGAGTGTACTTTGTAgttcaaaaactaaaatatatttaatatattgtttacacatattttttttttacccagATTAAATTGTAGTTACCGGCACAGATCTTGA includes these proteins:
- the LOC113507614 gene encoding phosphatidylinositol 4-phosphate 3-kinase C2 domain-containing subunit alpha isoform X1: MSDYDLQFQADLEKAQALSLESLALDQFRRQKLLSSADNVREVASVSARRREETDGPPPALPPPPRKSPRGRSSVSDGPRSTGTSPTRDESSDLISFSSPTTKHAAKEPHVQLKEYIDQINKLGQQTEELALNPTEQSTATMNNQNYNQRPGYPYAPQYPYNYQQPYTPMPPYPTTPYGMPTPMPMPTPMPTPMPNYAYYPPMAAPSDVPPTYVPVNPPMYAPTVQYSQTRMASPVPYNYPPAYNYNTTNMISRPPRPMNIYPQLSQMHMYPPVQTNPQNPQNNGMNNNSVNQTVVKTELRDSVERKLSEVSIASNESNDTVGSLPKSMNLIDFGRNTSAQGSVRVSVLEAFDPLLTEKNNIEHAVASSDSSSSVYEEYDPLDFLYGETEMREAVYATINKKDTKKLPSPPPKSIPSVPAVALRSTTNKLYDCIVKTRTRNYDSEHKAFLKMVLDVRKRFTCSDERTNPGHVIAARSGGKYPPNTSIKILVHHAHSDEPITFTSDVESTVEHVILTVVCSLDEDIREDMSEYMLRVWGAKEYLTPGSSLSEYDYIRECVRLEKDVTLCLMEGKDNALARSERDDARDTHLTLDDLLPSQGATPQLSFDNLSILLETLEGELSRAIGVTGGEGSCSPKAVFQAVKAICALAGGVETLHVTHTLNAFAQACTTQGSSSGVTPEIESERGPYCAVSLRGATRREAVAAQAARLRDATRALLALYGRTRLLDFQLADTHYHTPTNTNKAVPSHKISETTLFCIEAVHCLPLCWSHEDYMFHAQVFYGTRPLKALHFTQPSKIECAGFYPRIIFDTWLNLEDLPINTLPRESRLVITLYGRQQRAPDSQHQNNENNPPQSSDTDENDVQYDLVELGWAAIQMFDYDGMLASGHYVLPLWPTFCDRRIGPAPHPMHSPTGSYPVVNIEIPLYTDTGVKWSTTEEGRCRPMTREELPKFDSLDGHTQSQLLHLIEQGAYQRMPSECREIMWEKRQYLVQLAGALPLVLMAATNWYGEHREQLVALLKLWEKPSPLNAMHLLLPCFPDEAVRETATQLINDMSDDDLCRIMPQLAQALRHETYEASPVAELLLSRALASPAVAHRLFWLLVHSLPNVPQAPNQEFLGISLEEGAGECGEADAGMAASWRYRLLLRALLALCGGRLQGTLLRQQLLVKTLSEVAQSVKEAKEAGRQRALSAGSAKLAALLRQQPAALPLALHKYVHDVDIKSCMYFASNTLPLKINFIGSDNAVIPAMFKVGDDLRQDALVLQVIKVMDSLWLKAGLDLRIVTFQALPTSDKRGMIEIVSEAETLRAIQTEWGLTGSFKDKPIAEWLAKHNPSELEYQRARDNFTASCAGYSVATYLLGICDRHNDNIMLKTSGHLFHIDFGKFLGDAQMFGNFKRDRAPFVLTHDMVYVINGGERPTQRFQHFVELCCMAFNVVRAHHDHILDLFALMAMSGVTGVTSAAVGYVRAALLPAATNAEAAAAFARLIHSSLKSKFTPINFFLHNLAQLRASGDQSSNTSELLSFMPRTYTMAQEGRLVSVECLGYEKRYDPEKHYVYALRIFRQGQTTPFVLYRSYKHFTELYQKICLHFPLAKVHCLPSGLHVGRSNTRQVADRRFGDVQAFLTSLFSLADEIAHSDLVYTFFHPLLRDQQDVEPQRRRGETAEPENSGSGSLKLSVQYASGVLSVLILHAQSLALTPQGIPPNPYVKVYLLPDPTKETKRKTRVLKRNSHPSFMEMLEYRLPMEVVTARSLHATVWHYDSLQENQFLGGVVIPLSSLPLRQETVAWYPLEYIPR